The following coding sequences are from one Lysinibacillus sp. FSL W8-0992 window:
- a CDS encoding tRNA (mnm(5)s(2)U34)-methyltransferase — protein MKLQRVLQYAQQLLVDTIQEGDTVVDATAGNGHDTLFLAQLVGDNGQVYAFDVQKSAVDATLHRLLDNALEHRALVLQTGHENINQHVQKPVTAAIFNLGYLPGSDHDIVTKPNTTIQAIKDLLQLLKIGGLIVLVIYHGHPGGKEERDAVIEFVSHLPQKYVHVLKYEFLNQQNDPPFVIALEKMKDLPTN, from the coding sequence ATGAAGCTTCAACGAGTCTTACAATATGCACAGCAATTATTAGTAGACACGATACAAGAAGGCGATACAGTTGTAGATGCCACAGCTGGAAACGGCCATGATACATTATTTTTAGCACAGCTTGTTGGCGATAACGGACAAGTTTATGCATTTGATGTGCAAAAAAGCGCTGTTGATGCTACTTTACATCGTCTGCTAGACAACGCGTTAGAGCACCGTGCCCTAGTGTTACAAACTGGGCACGAAAATATAAACCAACATGTGCAAAAGCCCGTTACTGCTGCAATTTTTAATCTTGGCTATTTACCTGGTAGTGACCATGATATCGTGACAAAACCGAATACAACTATACAAGCGATTAAAGATTTACTACAACTCCTAAAAATTGGAGGCTTAATTGTGCTTGTCATCTACCATGGCCATCCAGGTGGTAAGGAAGAACGTGACGCTGTTATTGAATTTGTCAGTCATTTACCACAAAAATATGTACATGTGTTAAAATACGAATTTTTAAACCAACAAAACGATCCACCATTTGTCATTGCCCTAGAAAAAATGAAAGACTTACCTACCAATTAA
- a CDS encoding ArsR/SmtB family transcription factor — MEEGLQQFKADFFKALAHPLRIRILELLVDGKKSVNEIQSCLEKEGSAVSQQLSVLRAKNIVYGTKEGKKVYYSLSDPMIVELLRVAKDIFNNHLIHTISRLEEMTVSENDEEMM, encoded by the coding sequence GTGGAAGAGGGCTTACAACAGTTTAAAGCCGATTTTTTTAAAGCTTTAGCACACCCGTTACGAATTAGAATTCTTGAATTATTGGTAGATGGTAAGAAAAGTGTTAATGAGATTCAAAGTTGCCTTGAAAAAGAGGGCTCAGCAGTTTCGCAGCAGCTAAGTGTATTACGGGCGAAAAATATTGTTTATGGCACGAAGGAAGGAAAAAAAGTTTACTATTCTTTGAGTGATCCGATGATTGTTGAGCTGCTGCGTGTTGCCAAAGACATTTTTAACAACCATTTAATTCATACAATTTCAAGATTAGAAGAAATGACCGTCAGTGAAAATGATGAAGAGATGATGTAA
- a CDS encoding gamma carbonic anhydrase, translated as MIYPFKDKTPNIDPSVFIADYATVTGDVTIGAETTIWFNTVIRGDVSPTIIGKRVSIQDLCCLHQSPKYPLIIEDEVTVGHQVTLHSCTIRKNALIGMGSIVLDGAEIGEGAFIGAGSLVPPGKVIPPNCLALGRPAKVVRELNAEDKEDMERIVREYAEKGQYYKSLQK; from the coding sequence ATGATTTATCCGTTTAAAGACAAAACACCTAATATCGATCCATCAGTTTTTATAGCTGACTATGCAACCGTTACTGGTGACGTAACGATTGGTGCCGAGACAACTATATGGTTTAATACAGTTATTCGAGGTGATGTATCACCAACAATAATTGGTAAACGAGTAAGTATCCAAGATCTTTGCTGTCTACATCAAAGTCCAAAATATCCATTAATAATCGAAGATGAAGTAACAGTTGGACACCAAGTAACTTTACATAGCTGTACAATTCGAAAAAATGCATTAATAGGTATGGGATCAATCGTGTTGGATGGGGCAGAGATAGGAGAAGGTGCATTTATTGGTGCGGGTAGTCTTGTACCTCCAGGTAAAGTCATTCCTCCTAATTGCTTAGCATTAGGTCGTCCAGCAAAAGTTGTACGTGAATTAAATGCTGAAGATAAAGAAGACATGGAACGTATCGTTAGAGAATACGCCGAAAAAGGTCAATATTACAAATCTCTTCAAAAATAA
- a CDS encoding TIGR01212 family radical SAM protein (This family includes YhcC from E. coli K-12, an uncharacterized radical SAM protein.): MTEINFPFPTEGKRYYTWNRYLRDQFGHKVFKVALDAGFDCPNRDGTVAFGGCTFCSAAGSGDFAGNKVDPIDVQFAEIRDKMHQKWKDGKYMAYFQAYTNTHAPLPVLKEKFEAALAQEGVVGLSIATRPDCLPDDVVEYLAELNERTYLWIELGLQTVHEKTANLINRAHDYATYVEGVEKLRKHGIRVCSHIINGLPLEDYDMMMETARAVAKLDVQGIKIHLLHLLKGTPMVKQYEKGMLEFLDQDVYTKLVADQLEILPPHMVIHRITGDGPIDLMIGPMWSVNKWEVLNGIDAELERRGSWQGKFYNAEVTK; the protein is encoded by the coding sequence ATGACAGAAATAAACTTTCCTTTTCCTACAGAGGGGAAAAGATACTATACATGGAATCGATATTTACGTGATCAGTTTGGTCACAAAGTATTTAAAGTAGCGCTCGATGCAGGTTTTGATTGCCCGAACCGTGATGGTACTGTTGCATTTGGGGGTTGTACATTTTGCAGTGCTGCAGGGTCAGGAGACTTTGCGGGTAATAAAGTAGACCCAATTGATGTGCAGTTCGCAGAAATTCGTGACAAAATGCATCAAAAATGGAAAGATGGCAAGTATATGGCTTACTTCCAAGCGTATACAAATACACATGCACCGCTTCCTGTCTTAAAGGAGAAATTTGAGGCAGCATTAGCGCAAGAAGGCGTAGTAGGACTTTCCATTGCGACACGTCCAGACTGCCTTCCTGATGATGTTGTAGAATATTTAGCAGAACTCAACGAACGCACTTATTTGTGGATTGAACTCGGCCTTCAAACAGTTCATGAAAAAACAGCAAACCTCATTAATCGTGCACATGACTATGCAACATATGTAGAAGGTGTTGAAAAACTTCGTAAGCACGGAATTCGCGTATGTTCACATATTATAAATGGGCTTCCACTAGAAGACTATGACATGATGATGGAAACTGCACGCGCAGTTGCAAAGCTCGATGTCCAAGGCATTAAAATCCATTTACTCCACCTATTAAAAGGGACACCAATGGTAAAACAATATGAAAAAGGCATGCTAGAATTTTTAGACCAAGATGTTTACACAAAACTAGTAGCCGATCAGTTAGAAATTTTGCCACCACATATGGTAATTCATCGTATAACAGGTGACGGGCCCATTGATTTAATGATTGGACCGATGTGGAGTGTCAATAAGTGGGAAGTACTGAATGGGATTGATGCGGAGTTAGAACGCCGTGGCAGTTGGCAAGGTAAGTTTTATAATGCTGAGGTCACAAAATGA
- the pckA gene encoding phosphoenolpyruvate carboxykinase (ATP) — MNSVEIANELKELLNGGNINVQLSVPQLAEKATSRGEAMLTVDGAVRAETGKYTGRSPKDKYTVEEESTKDKIDWGKVNQPISSEVFDNLYVKVVKYLKERDELFVFNGFAGADKDSQLSIQVINEYAWHNLFAHQLFIRPTQEELASHVADFTVISAPNFKADPAIDGTSSETFIIVSLEKKIILIGGTEYAGEMKKSIFGIMNYLLPQQGILSMHCSANVGEAGDVALFFGLSGTGKTTLSADPDRKLIGDDEHGWSDNGVFNIEGGCYAKTINLSAEKEPEIYNAIRFGSVLENVAVDPETRVCDYDDVSLTENTRVAYPIQYIENIVDPSVAGHPKTIVFLTADAFGVLPPISKLTKEQAMYHFLSGFTSKLAGTERGVTEPEPVFSTCFGSPFLPLPATVYAEMLGQKIDEHGAQVFLVNTGWTGGEYGTGSRMKLSYTRTMVRAAIDGKLNNVETTQDAVFGLHIPTSVEGVPSEVLNPRDAWADKAAYDVKAAELAGLFNGNFKKFSNVSEAITKLGGPLK; from the coding sequence ATGAATTCAGTAGAAATTGCAAACGAACTGAAGGAATTATTAAACGGCGGGAACATTAACGTTCAACTTTCAGTACCACAATTAGCGGAAAAAGCTACATCTCGTGGTGAGGCTATGTTAACAGTAGATGGCGCAGTTCGTGCAGAAACTGGCAAATACACTGGTCGTTCACCTAAAGATAAATATACGGTAGAAGAAGAAAGCACAAAAGATAAAATTGACTGGGGTAAAGTAAACCAACCAATTTCTTCGGAAGTGTTCGATAACTTATATGTAAAAGTAGTTAAATACTTAAAAGAACGTGACGAATTATTCGTATTCAACGGTTTTGCTGGTGCTGACAAAGATTCACAATTAAGCATCCAAGTAATCAATGAATATGCTTGGCATAATCTTTTCGCCCATCAATTATTTATCCGTCCAACACAAGAAGAATTAGCTTCTCATGTTGCTGACTTCACAGTTATCTCAGCTCCTAACTTTAAAGCAGATCCAGCTATCGATGGTACATCTTCTGAAACATTCATTATTGTATCACTTGAAAAGAAAATCATCCTAATCGGTGGTACTGAATATGCTGGTGAAATGAAAAAATCTATTTTCGGTATTATGAACTACCTATTACCACAACAAGGCATCCTATCAATGCACTGTTCAGCAAACGTAGGTGAAGCTGGCGATGTGGCATTATTCTTCGGTTTATCTGGTACTGGTAAAACAACTTTATCAGCTGACCCTGACCGCAAATTAATCGGTGACGATGAGCACGGCTGGTCTGACAACGGCGTATTCAACATTGAAGGTGGTTGCTATGCAAAAACAATTAACCTTTCTGCTGAAAAAGAACCTGAAATCTATAACGCAATCCGCTTCGGTTCTGTACTAGAAAACGTAGCTGTAGATCCTGAAACTCGTGTTTGTGATTACGATGATGTTTCATTAACAGAAAATACACGTGTTGCTTACCCTATCCAATATATTGAAAATATTGTTGATCCATCTGTTGCAGGTCATCCAAAAACAATCGTTTTCTTAACTGCTGATGCATTTGGTGTATTACCTCCAATCAGTAAATTAACAAAAGAACAAGCAATGTATCACTTCCTAAGTGGTTTCACATCTAAACTTGCAGGTACTGAACGTGGTGTAACAGAGCCAGAACCAGTATTCTCTACATGCTTCGGTTCTCCTTTCCTTCCACTTCCAGCAACTGTTTATGCTGAAATGTTAGGTCAAAAAATCGATGAGCATGGCGCACAAGTATTCTTAGTAAACACTGGCTGGACTGGTGGCGAATACGGTACAGGTAGCCGTATGAAGCTTTCTTACACTCGTACAATGGTACGTGCTGCAATCGATGGTAAACTAAACAACGTTGAAACGACTCAAGATGCTGTATTTGGCTTACACATTCCTACATCAGTTGAAGGCGTACCTTCAGAAGTGCTTAACCCACGCGATGCATGGGCAGACAAAGCTGCTTATGATGTAAAAGCTGCTGAACTTGCTGGTCTATTCAATGGCAACTTCAAGAAATTCTCAAATGTTTCTGAAGCAATCACTAAACTTGGTGGTCCATTAAAATAA
- a CDS encoding alpha/beta hydrolase produces the protein MKKKYKILVGIIVSLFVLFIGAGFIAGNYFYNLALNPQSDKSAVLDAPHNLIDSNPNEVKEKEARETWFNSHYEETTIQSVDQLKLHAYSIKNQNDSNKWAIIFHGYSSDGLQMTKYAKHFYDMGYNVLIPDARGHGKSEGDYIGMGWHDRLDVVSWIDNTVQLNNDAEIVLFGVSMGGATVMMASGEELPTNVKAIIEDCGYSSVWGEFSYQLKAIFHLPAFPIMYFASAVTKLKADYTLGEADTVKQVAKSQTPMLFIHGSNDTFVPSSMLNEVYEAANVPKEKLLVEGAGHGRAENVAGAKYWEAIQSFLSTYAK, from the coding sequence ATGAAAAAAAAATACAAAATACTAGTTGGCATCATCGTTTCATTATTTGTATTGTTTATCGGAGCTGGATTTATTGCAGGCAATTACTTTTACAACTTGGCGTTAAATCCACAATCTGATAAATCAGCCGTTCTTGATGCACCACATAATTTAATTGATTCAAATCCGAATGAAGTGAAAGAGAAAGAGGCTCGTGAAACATGGTTTAACAGCCATTACGAAGAAACAACGATTCAATCCGTAGATCAACTAAAACTACATGCCTATTCCATTAAAAATCAAAATGATTCAAACAAATGGGCAATTATTTTTCATGGATATTCAAGTGATGGATTACAGATGACCAAGTATGCAAAACACTTCTATGATATGGGCTATAATGTACTTATTCCTGATGCGAGAGGTCATGGTAAAAGTGAAGGAGACTATATCGGAATGGGCTGGCATGATCGCTTAGATGTCGTGTCATGGATTGACAATACGGTTCAATTAAATAACGATGCAGAAATTGTCCTTTTTGGTGTTTCGATGGGAGGCGCCACAGTAATGATGGCATCTGGTGAAGAATTACCTACAAACGTTAAGGCAATCATCGAGGATTGTGGCTATTCTTCTGTTTGGGGCGAATTTTCTTATCAGCTAAAAGCGATCTTCCACTTACCAGCCTTCCCTATCATGTATTTTGCTTCAGCCGTAACGAAATTAAAGGCTGACTATACACTTGGTGAAGCTGATACGGTCAAACAAGTTGCAAAATCACAAACACCGATGCTATTTATCCACGGTAGTAACGACACATTCGTCCCTTCTTCAATGCTAAATGAAGTCTATGAAGCAGCCAATGTGCCTAAAGAAAAACTACTTGTTGAAGGTGCTGGACACGGTAGAGCCGAAAATGTAGCAGGAGCAAAATATTGGGAAGCAATCCAATCTTTTTTAAGCACCTACGCAAAATAA
- a CDS encoding MDR family MFS transporter: MPKSVWFLIIGMLVNTTGNSFLWPLNAIYMHDYLGKTLAMAGFILMLNSAAGVLGNLLGGFLFDRIGGYKSIMLGILLTVASLVGLTIWHGWPHYVWFLTVLGFSGGIVFPGMFALAGAAWPEGGRKAFNAIYLAQNVGVAVGPALAGIVADYQFDYVFVVNLAMYILFFLIALITFKGIDSESIALKNVVSESKRITNKAPFYALLILSTSSVLCWLAYSQWSATISSYTQDLGLGLKQYSLLWTINGLLIVIGQPLIAPLVRRWEHQIKRQLVFGITLIAASFGIIAFAEDFKMFAAAMVVLTFGEMFYTPALPTIANQLAPKGREGFYQGIINSAATAGRMIGPLFGGIMVDQFGMIALVSILVVVVLMGIFPCLMYDRPLLMSDRHGNNSEN; encoded by the coding sequence ATGCCAAAAAGTGTTTGGTTTTTAATTATCGGTATGCTTGTGAACACGACGGGCAACTCTTTTTTATGGCCTTTAAATGCCATTTATATGCATGACTACCTAGGAAAGACACTTGCCATGGCTGGCTTTATTTTAATGTTGAATTCGGCTGCAGGTGTGTTAGGGAATCTTTTAGGTGGATTTTTATTTGATAGAATTGGTGGCTACAAGTCTATTATGCTAGGTATTCTTTTAACAGTTGCCTCGTTAGTCGGCTTAACGATTTGGCATGGTTGGCCTCATTATGTGTGGTTCTTAACTGTCCTTGGATTTAGTGGAGGCATTGTATTTCCAGGAATGTTTGCGCTAGCTGGAGCTGCTTGGCCTGAGGGCGGACGTAAAGCGTTTAATGCGATTTATTTAGCACAAAATGTTGGTGTTGCTGTTGGTCCTGCATTAGCTGGCATTGTTGCAGATTATCAATTTGATTATGTCTTTGTGGTCAATTTAGCAATGTATATTCTATTTTTCCTCATAGCATTGATTACATTTAAAGGAATAGATTCAGAAAGTATAGCGCTGAAAAATGTAGTAAGTGAGAGTAAACGCATTACAAATAAAGCACCATTTTATGCGCTATTAATTTTAAGCACGTCTTCTGTATTATGCTGGCTTGCTTATTCACAATGGAGTGCGACGATTTCTTCGTATACACAAGATTTAGGTTTAGGGTTAAAGCAATATAGTTTACTTTGGACTATTAATGGACTTCTCATAGTGATTGGGCAGCCGTTAATCGCTCCACTTGTGAGACGCTGGGAGCATCAAATAAAGCGACAATTAGTATTTGGTATTACGCTTATAGCAGCTTCATTTGGAATTATAGCATTTGCTGAAGATTTTAAAATGTTTGCAGCTGCAATGGTCGTACTAACATTTGGAGAAATGTTTTATACACCAGCATTACCTACAATCGCGAATCAGCTTGCACCAAAAGGCCGAGAGGGTTTCTACCAAGGGATTATCAATAGTGCGGCAACAGCAGGCCGTATGATAGGTCCATTGTTCGGTGGCATAATGGTAGATCAGTTTGGAATGATTGCACTCGTTTCTATTTTAGTAGTCGTTGTATTAATGGGTATTTTCCCATGCCTTATGTATGACCGACCGTTGCTGATGAGTGACAGGCACGGAAACAATTCTGAAAATTAA
- a CDS encoding alpha/beta hydrolase, which produces MWKWEADGQAKAVIAIVHGAYENHRWYAWLIEKLRMEGFHVVMGDLPNHGANAKLSRVHDEDFKEYNKYTRHLIENAFSYDLPVFLMGHGLGATLILHTMHKRKYECAGIILTSPWLHLKLQPGKLSNALTSLSALTASVKMTHDISFDKLTRSVEGRDEMKDEFPFKSVISVKWYRELQQMMRNLAVMPKAEFPNTPMLIMTGERDSITETRQTRNWLHQQEFAEFQFKEWAKCYHNLFHEIEREEIFVYIRDFVNNALRRIGYIIR; this is translated from the coding sequence ATGTGGAAATGGGAAGCTGATGGACAAGCGAAGGCTGTGATTGCTATTGTTCACGGTGCTTATGAAAATCACCGTTGGTACGCATGGCTTATTGAAAAACTCAGAATGGAAGGCTTCCACGTAGTCATGGGGGATTTACCGAATCATGGGGCAAATGCGAAACTCTCACGTGTCCATGATGAGGACTTTAAAGAGTACAACAAATATACAAGGCATTTAATTGAAAATGCTTTTTCATATGATTTGCCAGTGTTTTTAATGGGGCACGGACTAGGAGCAACGTTAATCCTTCATACAATGCATAAGAGAAAATATGAGTGTGCAGGAATTATTTTGACATCACCTTGGCTGCATTTAAAATTACAGCCTGGTAAGTTATCAAATGCATTAACGAGCTTAAGTGCTTTAACGGCAAGCGTTAAAATGACACACGATATCTCTTTTGACAAATTAACGCGTAGTGTCGAAGGTAGAGATGAAATGAAGGACGAGTTTCCTTTTAAGTCCGTTATCTCAGTAAAGTGGTATCGTGAATTACAGCAAATGATGCGCAATTTAGCGGTCATGCCAAAAGCAGAGTTTCCGAACACGCCTATGCTTATTATGACTGGTGAAAGAGATAGTATCACGGAAACTAGACAAACACGCAATTGGCTACATCAACAGGAGTTTGCTGAATTCCAATTTAAAGAATGGGCAAAATGCTACCATAATCTATTCCATGAAATAGAGCGTGAAGAGATTTTTGTCTATATCCGAGATTTTGTTAATAATGCCTTGCGTCGAATTGGATATATAATTCGATAG
- a CDS encoding alanine/glycine:cation symporter family protein: MEGIVSFLNSILWGPWFIYGILLIGLFFSIITRFLQVRLIKDMFVLMFKGEKSEKGISSFQAMSIALSGRVGTGNIAGTATAIAMGGPGAIFWMWAIAFIGAATAYVESTLAQIYKEEKDTEYRGGPAFYIEKGMGQKWFAVIFAIAALIAMLILMPGVQSNAISVAVENAFGMEPWITGIIIVVLLGAIIFGGVKSIANVAQVVVPFMALAYILMAIIIIFMNISQVPAVFSLIFSSAFGAQEVFGGIIGSAIAWGVKRGIYSNEAGQGTGAHPAAAAEVSHPAKQGIVQAASVYIDTLLVCSATAFMILFTGMYNVQNEKAVEGTDSFIYVGEFNQNGLTGDEQITFAKSIKEGAAYTQYAVESSLPGIGSEFVAIALFFFAFTTIMAYYYIAETNVAYLFTGQTEKIFIWIAKIAFLIATFYGTIRTSDLAWAMGDVGLGLMVWINVIAILIIMKPAILALKDYEKQKKEGKDPVFDPRKLGIKGADFWIEYNDKRKNK, encoded by the coding sequence ATGGAAGGTATTGTAAGTTTTCTAAACAGTATTTTATGGGGGCCGTGGTTTATTTATGGTATTTTATTGATTGGTTTATTCTTTTCAATCATTACACGGTTCCTACAAGTAAGACTCATTAAGGATATGTTCGTCTTAATGTTTAAAGGAGAGAAATCGGAAAAAGGAATTTCTTCTTTCCAGGCAATGTCGATTGCATTATCAGGGCGTGTTGGTACAGGTAATATTGCTGGTACGGCAACTGCAATCGCAATGGGGGGGCCTGGTGCAATTTTTTGGATGTGGGCAATTGCCTTCATCGGTGCGGCGACGGCTTATGTTGAGTCGACATTAGCACAAATATATAAAGAAGAGAAAGATACAGAATACCGTGGTGGTCCGGCCTTTTACATTGAAAAAGGAATGGGGCAAAAATGGTTTGCAGTCATTTTTGCGATTGCGGCGTTAATCGCAATGTTAATATTAATGCCTGGCGTTCAATCGAATGCAATTTCGGTTGCTGTTGAAAACGCTTTCGGTATGGAACCTTGGATTACAGGAATAATAATTGTCGTATTATTAGGTGCAATTATTTTCGGTGGGGTTAAATCGATTGCAAATGTAGCACAGGTCGTTGTACCGTTCATGGCTTTAGCTTATATTCTAATGGCAATTATTATCATTTTTATGAATATTTCACAAGTGCCTGCTGTATTTTCTTTAATTTTTTCAAGTGCTTTTGGTGCTCAAGAAGTATTTGGGGGTATTATTGGTTCAGCAATCGCTTGGGGTGTTAAGCGTGGTATTTATTCAAACGAAGCTGGTCAAGGAACTGGAGCGCATCCAGCTGCAGCTGCAGAAGTTTCACACCCTGCGAAACAAGGTATTGTACAAGCAGCATCTGTGTACATTGATACATTATTAGTTTGTTCGGCTACTGCATTTATGATTTTATTTACAGGTATGTATAATGTTCAAAATGAAAAGGCTGTTGAAGGTACAGATTCGTTTATTTACGTAGGAGAATTCAATCAAAACGGTCTTACAGGAGACGAACAAATCACGTTTGCGAAAAGTATTAAAGAAGGTGCTGCGTATACACAATATGCAGTGGAATCTTCATTGCCAGGCATTGGTTCAGAGTTTGTAGCAATTGCTTTGTTCTTCTTTGCATTTACGACAATCATGGCGTACTACTATATAGCTGAAACGAATGTAGCCTACTTATTCACTGGGCAAACCGAAAAGATTTTCATTTGGATAGCTAAGATTGCCTTTTTGATTGCAACATTTTATGGAACGATTCGTACATCTGACCTTGCGTGGGCAATGGGAGATGTTGGTTTAGGTTTAATGGTATGGATAAATGTAATTGCTATCTTAATTATTATGAAACCTGCGATTCTAGCATTAAAAGATTACGAGAAACAGAAAAAAGAGGGCAAAGACCCTGTTTTTGATCCTCGTAAACTAGGAATTAAAGGTGCAGATTTTTGGATTGAATACAATGATAAACGAAAAAATAAATAA
- the metK gene encoding methionine adenosyltransferase, with amino-acid sequence MTNRRLFTSESVTEGHPDKICDQISDAILDAILKEDPNARVACETTVTTGLVLVAGEITTSTYVDIKGIVRDTVAEIGYTRGKYGFDAENLAVLVAIGEQSPDIAQGVDQALEAREGSMTDADIEAIGAGDQGLMFGYACNETPELMPLPISLAHKLARRLTEVRKSGELAYLRPDGKTQVTIEYDEHNIPVRVDTIVISTQHDEEASLEQIQSDLKELVIAPVVPSELLDAQTKYFINPTGRFVIGGPKGDAGLTGRKIIVDTYGGYARHGGGAFSGKDATKVDRSAAYAARYVAKNIVAAGLAERAEVQLAYAIGVAQPVSIAVDTFGTGKVSESEIVQWVRELFDLRPAGIIKMLDLRRPIYKQTAAYGHFGRTDLNVPWENTDKADALREKASL; translated from the coding sequence ATGACAAACCGTCGATTGTTTACATCAGAGAGTGTAACAGAAGGACATCCCGACAAAATTTGTGACCAAATTTCGGATGCCATTTTAGATGCCATTTTAAAAGAAGATCCAAATGCACGTGTAGCGTGTGAAACAACTGTAACAACAGGATTAGTATTAGTAGCAGGGGAAATCACTACTTCTACTTATGTAGATATTAAAGGTATCGTGCGTGATACAGTAGCAGAAATCGGCTATACACGCGGTAAATATGGCTTTGATGCTGAAAACTTAGCAGTACTAGTTGCAATTGGTGAACAATCACCAGATATTGCCCAAGGTGTAGACCAAGCATTAGAAGCGCGCGAAGGTTCTATGACTGATGCAGATATTGAAGCTATTGGCGCAGGTGACCAAGGCTTAATGTTCGGTTACGCTTGTAACGAAACACCTGAGTTAATGCCATTACCTATTAGTTTAGCGCATAAATTAGCTCGTCGTTTAACAGAAGTACGTAAATCAGGTGAACTAGCATATTTACGTCCAGACGGTAAAACACAGGTGACAATTGAGTATGATGAACACAACATCCCAGTTCGTGTCGATACTATTGTTATTTCAACACAGCATGATGAAGAAGCATCACTTGAACAAATTCAATCAGACTTAAAAGAGTTAGTAATAGCACCAGTAGTACCTAGTGAGTTATTAGATGCTCAAACGAAATATTTCATCAACCCAACAGGTCGTTTTGTTATTGGTGGACCTAAAGGAGATGCTGGACTTACTGGGCGTAAAATCATCGTTGATACATACGGTGGCTATGCACGTCATGGTGGTGGTGCATTCTCTGGTAAGGACGCTACAAAAGTAGACCGTTCAGCTGCATATGCTGCTCGTTATGTGGCAAAAAATATTGTTGCTGCAGGTTTAGCAGAACGTGCTGAAGTCCAACTTGCTTATGCCATTGGTGTAGCACAACCAGTATCAATCGCAGTAGATACATTTGGTACAGGAAAAGTAAGCGAAAGCGAAATCGTACAATGGGTTCGCGAACTATTTGATTTACGTCCAGCAGGCATCATTAAAATGCTAGATCTACGTCGCCCAATTTACAAACAAACGGCTGCTTATGGTCACTTTGGTCGTACAGATTTAAATGTGCCTTGGGAAAATACGGACAAGGCTGATGCATTAAGAGAAAAAGCAAGTCTATAA